CGGTTCCTGCTGACATCCGGGCAAAGGGCGGGGTTGCGAGAATGGCTTCCCCTGAAAAGGTCGCCGAAATAATTTCCGCCGTGACAATTCCGGTCATGGCGAAGTGCAGGATCGGGCATTTTGCCGAAGCGCAGGTTTTGGAATCGCTTGGCGTCGACATGGTTGACGAAAGCGAAGTCCTCACGCCGGCGGACGAGGAAAGCCATATTGACAAGAAAAAGTTTGGTGTTCCATTCGTGTGCGGCTGCCGCAACATTGGTGAGGCTTTGAGGCGCATTGACGAGGGCGCGTCAATGATTCGCACCAAAGGCGAGCCTGGAACCGGAAATGTAGTGGAGGCAGTACGGCATTTGAAGCTTGTGAACCGGGAAATCGCGGAACTGAAAGAATTGTCCGGTGCGGAACTCAAAAGGAAGGCGAAGGAACTGCGCGTTCCGGTTGAGCTTGTGAAGGAAACGAAAAAGCTTGGCAGGCTGCCCGTCGTGAATTTTGCGGCCGGCGGCATTGCAACGCCGGCTGACGCGAGCCTCATGATGCAGTTGAAGGCTGACGGCATTTTTGTCGGCAGCGGAATCTTCAAGTCCTCGGACCCGGAAAAATTTGCCAAGGCGATTGTCGCGGCAACCCTCAACTTTTCTGACGCAAAAAAGGTTGCCGACGCGTCCCGCGGATTGGGCGAGGCCATGAAAGGCGAGGAAATTTCGCGGCTTGGCCTGAGAATGCAGGACAGGAGCACCTGAACGTTTTTCCGGGCTTTTTTGGTTTTTTGCCCGCAGGAACCTATTGGCTTTTTGGAAAGTGATTTTGTGCCGGAACCTAAAATTGCCGTCATCGGCGTGCAGGGCGCGGTCGAAGAGCACATCGATTGCCTGAACGCCTGCAATTCAAACGCAATCTGGGCCAGAAACGTTTCGGATCTTGAAGGCATTTCCGGCGCAATCATTCCGGGCGGCGAGTCGACCACAATCAACAAGCTCATGCTCGCAGGCGGAATGCATGCCAGATTGAAGGAAATGGCTTTGAATGGAATGCCGTTGCTCGGCACGTGCGCCGGCGCAATCCTTTTGGCGAAAGAGGGGGATTCGCAAACGCAAAAGACCGGCCAGGCATTGCTTGGCCTGATGGATTTCAAGGTCAACAGGAACGCTTTCGGCAGGCAGGCCGACAGCTTTGAAGCGAAAGTTCGGGTTCCGGAAATAGGAAAGCCGGATTTTCCAGGCGTGTTCATCCGCGCGCCCGCGGTCGAAGGCATTTCCGGCAGGGCGGAGGCGTTTGCAACGCTTGAAGGAAAGCCTGCCGGCGTGAGGCAGGGCAAAATGATTGCATTGGCATTCCACCCGGAGCTTTCAGGCGACCTGCGCATCCACTCGTTTTTCTGCGGGCTCGCCAAAAAATTCGCACAGGCCGATGGCAATGCCCGTGAAGCCAAAAATTTATAATAGGGGTTAATCGTATTCTTTTAGGTTTGCGTGTTGTCCAAAGCCGTTTATTTCAGCCAGCTTGCCGGCAAGGCCGTCAGCGACTCCAAGGGAAGGGCCATTGGCACGCTTAAAGACCTGGTCATGGTTGACGGCGAGCTGACCGCGCCCATTGTAGCGCTGGTCGTGAAATCAAACGGTTCAAGGAAAAAGATTCCATGGAAATTCGTTGAAAGCGTTGAACGGCAGGTTTTCCTTGAGGCCGAAAAGGACGGCGTGGAATTCGGGGATGTCGCCGAAACCGACCTTCTTGTCAATGAGGTTGTGATGGACCGCCAGATAATCGACGTGAACGGCGTGAAAATCCTGAAGGTCAATGACGTTTTGCTGTCAAAGTCCGGCGACCGGCTCGAGATAATAAGCGTTGATGTGGGGGCGGCGGGTTTTCTTCGCAGGCTCGGCATAAAGGCTTTTCCGCGCATTTTCGGCGGAAAAATCATTGGCGATTTTTTGATTCCGTGGAAGCATGTCGCGCCGCTTGAATTGAGTTCGGTTTCAAACATAAAGGTGAATGTCGAGGGCACAAAGCTCAACGAAGTGCATCCCGCGGACCTTGCTGATCTGCTCGAAGAGATGTCGCACAGCGAGCGCGCAATCGTTTTCAAGGCCATAAAGGACGAGCAGGCCGCCGATACGCTTGCCGAAGCCGCGCCGGACGTTGCAAAGTCGCTGTTCAAGTCCCTGACCCAGGCGAGAATCGCGCAAATTCTCAAAAAAATGGAGCCGGATGAGGCTGTTGATGTGCTGAGCCTTTTTCCGCATGAAACAGTTCTGAAAATCCTCAAGTCAATGGCCCCGGAAGAAGCCGCAAAGCTTTTGGGCCTGCTCTCTTTTCCGGATGAGGCCGCGGGTTCGCTCATGAACCCGAATGTGCTGTCCCTTGACAAGGATTTGACTGCGAAAAAGGCCATTTCAGTGCTTAGAACGAAAATGAGGGGCCTTGACAGGGCATATTACATTTATGTTGTGGACAAGAACAACAGGCTTTGCGGGATAACCTCGCTGAGGCGCCTGATAATAGCCGACCCTGACAGGAAACTTGGCGATTTCATGGGAAAGCGCGCCTATCGCGTCAAAACTTCGACGCCGGTCGAGAACATAACAAAGATAATCAACAAGTACGACCTCTTGTCCCTGCCTGTAGTTGACGACCAGAACCGGCTTGTCGGCGCGATAGCGATTGACGATGTCTTCGAGGAAATCGTGCCCGCAAGCCTGAAAAAAAGGCGTTATACTCACGTCCACGTCGGATGATTTTTTTTGTCGGCTGAAGGCTTTTTTTGGTGGCATCATGCCCGGATTTGACTGGAAAAAGATTGCGTTGCTGTTGGCGATTGTCGGCCCCGGCATAATCACTGCCGCTGTCGACAACGACGCGCCCGGCATTGCAACCTATTCGGTTGCCGGCGCAAACTTCGGCTTTTCATTCATGTGGACGCTTATTCCGATTGCGGTTATACTGATTATAATCCAGGAAATGAGCGCCAGGCTTGCGATTGTCACGGGAAAGGGCCTCGGCGACCTTATACGGGAGCAGTTCGGCCTCAAGCTGACTTTTTTCCTTATGCTCGGCCTTGTGCTCACGAACATTGCTAATACCATTGCACAGTTTGCTGGCATCAGCGCGTCCGCGGAAATTTTCGGTGTGAGCAAGTATGTCGCCGTTCCGCTTGCCGCGATTTTCGTCTGGATTCTCATAACCAAAGGCACTTACAAGTCGGTTGAAAAGGCGTTCCTGCTTGCAACCGTTTTTTACCTGACATATGTCGTGGTCGGCCTGACTGCAAAGCCGGACTGGAATGCCATAGTGCCGACGCTTTTCCAGCCGCAAATGCGGTTTGACATGGATTTCCTGCTCATGCTTACCGCGCTCGTCGGCACAACGATTGCGCCGTGGATGCAGTTTTACATCATGGCTGCGATTGTCGAAAAGGGAATCAGGAAGGAGGACCTGAAGTACACGAAGATTGACGTCGTGGCGGGCAGCATTATCACGCTCATAATCGCATTTTTCATCATAATGGTTACTGCAGTCGTCCTGCACTCCAACGGCATGAGGGTTGAAACAGCGGAGGATGCGGCCATGGCCCTTGCGCCTGTTGCAGGGGAATACGCTTCAAGGCTTTTTGCTTTCGGACTGCTTTCCGCCTCGCTTTTTGCCGCTGCGATTCTGCCTCTCGCCACGGCATTCTACCTGTCGGAGGCTTTCGGCTGGGAGCACGGCGTCGACAAGAAGTTTTCCGAGGCACCGTATTTTTACACGGCTTTCACTGCGACCATCGCGGTTAGCGCGCTTGTCATTATGCTGCCGGGCATACCGTTGATACCGCTCATGGTGGCATCGCAGGCAATGAACGGGCTGCTTCTGCCGGCAGTCCTGATCCTGATGCTGTTGCTTGTCAATGACAGGAAACTCATGGGCCCGTATGCCAATTCATGGAAGTCAAACCTTGTTGCGGGCCTGTGTTCGGCAATGCTCGTGCTCATGTCATTGTTCCTTGCCGCAAGCGTTTTTTTCAGGTGACTCCAAAAGCCGGGGAAAGGTTTTTTACCGGTTGCACAGCAGATCATATCTATGGCATCCGACTACGCTTTTTATTTGCAGTTGTTCGCATTGGCAATAGCTTTCCTTGCGGGATTTTTTATCGGAAGGCTGTCTATGGCGGTGCAGGTCGCCTCATTGAGGTCGGCGGCAAAACCCGGCAAGTGACCTCAGTCTTTTTGAAGGGTTTTTGTCACTGCCCAGTCCACAAGGTCCTCGGCAACGCCGAGCAGATGGCTTTTTATCCTCGCCTTGCCGTGGCCCTTCATGCCGGTCGCGTGGATTTCCGGCAGGCCATCCACAAGGTCTATGAATTGTGCGGCGCGCTCGACGTTCAGGCCGGTTTTTTCGCTCCCGGTTTCCTCAAACATTCCTTTCAGGCAGTCTATGACCGGCAGCAGCTGCCCAAGGTATTTCCTGTCGGATTTTTCAAGCAGGATTATGTGGTCGGCGGCGCTTTCAAGATTTTTGGAAACGCGTGAAATATAATGCAGGTCAATGGCCCTTATTTTCTGCTGCTGGCTGTCGGAAAGCGAGGAAATTATCGCCTTTTCTATCAGCACCTTTTTCCTGTCGATTTCCTCCTCGTGCTTTTCGATTATGTTCCGGTCGAAGCCTCCGGTCATAACCAAAACCATCGTCCTTATGCGCTGCACCATTGTGCGGAGCGTTGCAAGCGGGCTTTCAATGGTTATTGTCGACTCGCATGAAACCGAATTTTTTCCGATTTCAATGAGCTCTATGCCGAAAAGCCCTTTTTTTGAAAGCAGGCCTTCAAGCTTCGGCGGATTCCTGATTCGTATCCTGAAAGATTTCGCGGGGTTGACATAGCAGGCCATGACGAGCTTTTCAAGCGCGCCGATGCTGCATTTTTCCAGGTTTATTGAGATGCTGCGTGAAGGCCGTTCCGCGGCGCCAGAACTGATGATCAGCGAGCCGTCGGCCGATTCCTCGGCGGCTATTTTGGATGAAGCCCCCACGCCATGCTTCCTGCACCACGCCGTGGGCAGGTAAACATAGAACATGTTGCCGCTTTTCTGGACATTCCGGACCGGCATGAAAACCTAAATAGTTGCTAAATGTTAGCATTTATAATATTAGTTCCGTCTGGTTTTTGGCCTTTTTCCCGGCCCGGCGGACCCGTTCGTGCCCCCGACCACCACTTTGTCCACGAGCTTTTCGCGTTTTTCCTCTTCCCTTGCCGCCTGTTCGGGCATGGACTGGTGCGAATAGAAAACGCCCGCGCTCGTCGTGATATTGGTGAAAATTATTATCAGGAAAACAAGCTGGCTTATTTCCTGTGCATGGCCGTTGACATCAACGCCGATTGAAAGCGGATATGTCGCCAGCACCGCGGCGGCGAGGCCGCGCGCCATCAGCGACACTATCACGGTTTTGTCGGCTTCCAGCTGCCTGTTCAAAAAGATCAGAACCTTCGCCGCAATGAGCCTTGCCGAGCCGATGAGCACGACAAGGAATGCCGCAGCCAGCAGGGAAAATACCGTGAATGAGTTCAGGTCGGTTATTATGCCGAGATAGATGAAAAAGAACGTTTTAACGAAAAACGCTATTTCGGACTGGAAAAGCTTTATGTTGGCGTCGATTTCGATTTCCCGCATTTTGAGGAAGCCCATTATTTCCTTTGAATTGCCGAGGACCATGCCGAAGACCAGCGCCGCGACCGCGCCGTTTCCCTTGGCGTATTCAACGACAACGTAAATGGCGAAAAGGGTTGCGATTGTCAGCAGGTACTGGTATTCCTTTATGCTGCCATTGAAATCGCGCAGTATTTTCAGCCATGCTATGCCGGATACGGCGCCGACAAAGCCGGCTATCGCGAACGCCCCGAGAATAGACTGCATGACCACCTGGAAATCAATGCTCTTTGACACAATTATCTGGATAATCGTTATCGCGGCAATCACGCACAGAGCATCCGTTATGGTTGATTCAAGAGCCAGCATTGTCTTTGTTTCGTCCCTTGCAGTGGTTTTTTTCACTATTGGCACGATTATCGTGGAGCATGTGCCGCCTATTATCGCGCCGACAAGCAGGCCCACAAGTATGGGCCAGCCAAGGACGAAAAAGAATGCCGCGACAAACAGGAGCGTGATGACAAACGTCATGATGGTGAAAAGGGTTGCCCGGCTTATTTCCCTGAGGACATTCTGGAAATTCAGGTGAAGGCCGCCCTCAAAAAGCATTATTATGAGCGCCAGGGATGCGAAAAACGGCGTGATGTCGCGAAGGAAGGATATTGTTGCCTGGTCAAAAATGTTCAGCACCGGGCCCGCAAGCAGCCCTATTGCCAAAAGCAGTATGAAATCCGATACCCTGGTCCGTTTGAAAATTATCTGCCCGAAAAAACCCGAAAGGATTATTATCGAAATGAAAAGGAACGAAGTTATGACATCAACCATGCGAATCTCTCCGGGCAATATCTAATAGTGGTTCCAGGATTAAAATTTTCTGGTTAAAGCGGCTCCAACTGCATTTCCTTTGCCGTCCGGCCAGGCCCTACAATCACTTCCGAAACAAGCCCGTTTTTGCTGTCTGCATTCACGGGAACCCCGGATTTCTGGCGCGAATTCAGGTAAAACACCCCGGCCATCGCGACGACATTTGTCAGGATTATTGCGATGAAAGTCAGGCGGATTATGGCAGGGCCGAATTCCCCCAAATCGACTCCGGCGGAAACTACGTATGTTGCCAGCACGGCAGTGGCGAGGCCGCGCGCCATCAGCGACACTATCGCAGTCTTGTCCGCCTGCAGTTCCCTGTTGAACCGGGCAACAACCTCTGTCGCGGCAACCCTCGCCAGCACCAGGAACACGACGATTGAAACGCCGAGGGCAATCAAAAGCGGCGTAAACTCGCCGGGGTCGATTATTATTCCAAGGTAGACGAAAAAAAACGTTTTGATGAAAAACGCTATTTCGGACTGGAAAAGCTTTATGTTGGCATCAATCACTGTTTCCTTCATGCCCAATGCGGCGGTTATTTCCCTGGAATTGCCGAGAATCAGGCCAAAAACCAAAACCGCTATCGGGCCGTTGCCCTTGGCGTATTCTGCAAAGAAATAGAGGACGAAAAGAACTGAAATTGTCAGCAGATACTGGTATGGTTTCACTGTTTCCCTGTGGTCGCGCAGTATTTTCAGCCAAAAAATGCCTGCATAGGCGCCGAGAAACGCGGCAACCGCGAAAGCCGCAAGTATTCCCTGGAATATGCCCTGCACGTCAAGGCTCCTTGAAACCATTATCTCCAGTATGGCTATCGCCGAAACAAGGCAGAATGCGTCGTTTATAGTGGACTCCAGAAAAATCATAGTCTTTGTTTCATTGGATGCGCGCAGGCCCTTCAGCATCGGAATTATTATTTCCGCGCTCGTTCCCCCGAGCACCGCGCCAACCAGAAGGCTCACAAGCAGAGGCCAGCCGAAAGCCGACAGTATGCCGGCGACCAAAAAAAGCGTGAAAACGAAAACAAGGAAAGTGAAAAGCGTCGCCCTGCCTATTTCGCGCAGAACCTGCCTGAAGTTGAGGCCCATGCCGCCTTCAAACAGCATGAAAATCAGCGCGAGAGAGGCGAAAAACGGCGCAATGCCCCTCAAAAAGATTACTGTCGCATTGTCAAAAAAATGGAGCACGGGGCCGAGCAGAAGGCCGATTGCCATGAGCAGGAGAAAGTCCGAAATGCCGGTCCGCCGGAAAAACGCCTGGGCAAAAAAACCCGAAAAAATCACCAATGCGAGGAAAAAGAACGCGGTTAAAACGTCGGTCATTCCATACCAGCCTCAAATCAGCGCTGTTTGCCCGTAAACGAACAGGGCGACAAACGCAATATACCCCAAAATCAGCAGGACGCCTTCCCTTTTTCCGAAGCTTCGCTTTACCTGCAGGAAATACAGCAGGCTGATGTTCGCTATCACCGAAAACACTATGAGACGCATGTAATTCGAGACCGCGTAAACCGGCGCTATCAGCAGGGATATTCCCAAAACAAGCGAGAGATTGACTATGCAGCTTCCTATGACATTGCCCACCGCCAGAGAATAATGTTTTTCCCTGACCGAGAGTATGCTGATGGAAAGTTCCGGCAGGGTTGTGCCGACTGCAATCAGCGTTGCGCCGATGAGCGTCTGGGAAAGGCCGGCAATTTTTGAAATTTCAATCGTGGAATTCACCGCAATCTGGGCGCCCAGTATGACCGCCGCTGTCGAGACCGTGAACAGCAAAAGCTCCTTCGGAAGGCCGCGGCCATGGAATTTTTTGGGTTCCTCGACCTCGATTTTGTGCTTTTTCGTAAGCGTGGTGAAAACGTAAAACAGGAAAATTATTATGAAAAAAATGCCCGTCCACCTTCCCGGATTATACAGCAGAAGAAGCAGGGACATAAGCGACGTTCCCAGCAGGATGAGCGTGAGATTGCGCAGGGTTTCGGGGTTTATCACAATCGTGGCAAAAATCGCGGTTGCGCCCAGGACAAGGGCAACGTCTGCAATGTTGGCGCCGAAAACTGTTCCGAATGCGAGGTCGGAACCGTGATTGACCGACGCAATCACGGAAACGACAAGTTCCGGAAGCGATGTTGAAAGCGAAACCAGCAGGAAGCCAATCGTAAGCTCGCTCACGTGTATCCGCGCGGCTAGCTGTACGGCATACTTTATGACAAACTGCGATGCCTTGTAGATTACCGCAAGCGAGCCGGCGAGCAGCAGCAGGTTCAAAATCAGTGGGCTTAAGGGCATTTTAACCGCCATGCGTTCTGGTCTTTTATTTTAAGTGTTTTGTGATTAATAATGTTTCTTGCAATGCAGCCCGAAAAGCCACATGGAAGCATGCGCGCAGCCCCTGCCATGCAGGTGCCGCGGCGTTTTCTTTCCGCAAACATGGAATTCGCTCTCGTTCTGGCGTTCTTCGCGGTTTTCGCCCTGCTGTTCTTCAAGCCGACAATTTCATCGGGCGACCCGTACGGCTACTTTGCCGTTCTGCAGGGCATTGCAAGGGATGGAACGCTTGATTTTCAAAAACAGCACGATTTTGCGCAATCCATGGGCCAGACTACCTTGCAATTCAACGAAACCACGAAAAAATTCGTTTCAAAGTTTGCCTTCGGCTGGCCGCTCATTGCCCTGCCAGCCTACCTTGTCGCATTGTTCCTTTCAAACTTCTGGATTTTCCATGTCAAGGATGCGTTTTTCATGCAAACCGCTGGCGCCCTGCTAGTGGAACAGCTTGCAGTGACGCTCACAACGCTTGCATTGTTTTTCTCGACCCTGCTGCTGGTTTATCTTTCGCTCAAAAAACTGGGCTTCGGAAAAAGGCTGTCCGCATTCTCGGTTTTTGCCGCGGGCATTTCAACGCCGATCCTGCTGTATTACTCTTTCCTCGCAAGCTCGCCGCACGTTGCAGAGGCGTTCCTGTTTTCGCTCGTGATTTTCATTTCGGTTTCAGGAAAACTCGAAGCCAAGAAGCCGGCAATGCTGTCGGGATTTTTTCTTGGCCTGCTCGCCGCAGTAAGGTATCCGGGCATTCTTTGCGCGGCATTCTTTTTAGGTGAAAAACCCAAAACCCTTGCAAGAATTTTTTTGGGCGCAGTGCCCATGCTCCTGCTCCTTGCATTGTACCAGCAGGCGCAGTTCGGAAGCATTTTTTCCACGGGCTACACTTCGGACCCGGCAGGCTTTTCCGCATTTCCCGCCTTCGCCATTCCGATGATTTTTGACAGGGATTTCGGAATACTGTTCTGGTCGCCCATGCTCCTGTTCGGGTTTGCGGGCCTGTTCTTGCTTGAAGACAAGAACATTGCAAAAAAACTGCTCGCGTCATTTCTGGCAGTCTTCCTGTTTTACGCCTTTTGGCCGAGCTGGAACGCTGGCTGGAGCTACGGCAACAGGTTCCTGGTCGTGCTGTTTCCCGCCATCGCAATAGGCATTGCCGCCCTGCTGAAAAAATATTCAAAAATGCGTTCCGTTGTCTGCCTGCTGTGCATTTATTCCCTGCTTGTTGCACTGCTTTTCATCGCCTCAAGCGGGCACATCGAGCCGAACTTCTTTTCACGCCAGGCGGATTTCTGGTTTGCGCAGGGAAAAATCTTGAGCCTGCCGCAGATGCTGTTCGAAAAGCTCAGCGTTGTGCGGTTCTTTCTGGAAAAATAGCGTTGCCTTGAAAAATTACTTGCTTATGGCATTCTGCCTCAGCAGATGGTCTGCCAGAACAATTGCAACCATTGCCTCTGCAATAGGCCCGGCGCGCGGCGCAACGCACGGGTCGTGCCTGCCGAGAACTGAGATTTTTGCGTTCCTTCCCATGTCGTCGACTGTCGACTGCGCTTTTGCAATCGAGGACGGCGGCTTTACCACAAACCTCAAAACAATGTCCTGCCCGGTTGAAATGCCGCCGAGAATGCCGCCGGCATTGTTGGACTTGAATGAAACCTTTCCGCCTTTCATTTCAATCGCGTCGTTGCATTCGCTGCCCTTAAGCCTTGCGGCCCCGAAGCCCACGCCAATTTCCACGCCTTTCACGGCAGGCAAGGACATTATGGCTTTTGCCAGTTCCGCTTCAAGCTTGTCGAAGACCGGCTCGCCCAGCCCTGCGGGCGGCTTTTTCACCACGACTTCGATTATTCCGCCGACGCTGTCGCCCTCAGCCTTTGCCTTCACAATCGCGCGTTCCATGGCCTTTGCGGCTTTCCTGTCAGCACAACGCACAATGTTTTTTTCAATTTCTTTTTCCGAAAAAGATTTTGCGCGGACGCCCGCAATTTCCATTGTGTGCGAAATTATCCTTGTGCCGCGGGATGCGAGGATTTTTTTCGCTATCGCGCCGGCTGCGACCCTTGCAACGGTTTCGCGCGCGGAAGCCCTTCCCCCGCCCCTGTAATCCCGTATCCCGAATTTCTGCGAGTAAGTCAGGTCGGCATGGCCCGGCCTGAACAGGTTTTTCGTTTCCTCGTATTTTGAGGAATCAACATCAAGGTTTTCGATTACCAGCGCTATGGGCGTGCCAATGGTTTTGCCCCGGAAAACCCCTGAAAGGATTTTCATCCGGTCCGGCTCTTTTCTGGGCGTCGTTACTCTGCTCTGGCCGGGCCTGCGCCGGTCGAGTTCCTTCTGAATGTCCGCTTCGCTTACGCTTATCTTCGGCGGGCAGCCGTCGACTATGACGCCCAAAGCAGTGCCATGGCTCTCCCCAAAAGTCGTTATCCTGAAAAGTTGTCCGAAAGAATTTCCCGCCATAAAAACCACTTTTTCAATGCCCCAATGCGGACAAAAGCGCCTTTTCCATTTCGCCTGCAGGCGCCTTTTTCTCCGTGAACAGTTCGAATGCCGCGATCGCCTGGCCCAAAAGCATTTCGGTCCCGCCAATCGTTTCAATGCCTTTAATTTTAGCCATTTTCAACAGCCTCGTTTCCACGGGATTGTAAACTATGTCGAATACAATTAGCTTCTTGTTGTTTAATAATTTTTCCAACACGCCTTCCGGCAGCGGAAGCTCTTTTTCATTCGGATGCATGCCTGCCGGGCTTGCATTCACAAGAATGTCAAACATGTCGAGCTGCAGCCCGCCGATTGTTTCAGGGGAAACGCTTTTCGCGCCGGCTTTTTTTGCAAGCGCCTCGGCCTTTTTCGCGTCGCGGTCGACAACAAAAACGCCTGCCTTCTTTTCCGAAAGGCCGGCGGCAATCGCGCTTCCCGCCCCGCCGCAGCCGACAAGCAAAACCTTTTTTCCCGACAGGGCGGTTCTTTTTTCAAGGCAGCCGATTGCACCGAGCACGTCGGTATTGTAGCCTTTCAGCTTTCCGTCCGCGTTTACGATCGTGTTGATTGCGCCGCATTTTCCTGCCAGCGGGTCGAGTTCGTCAACAAGGCCGAACGCCAGCTGTTTCAAGGGCATTGTCACGTTGTAGCCGCGAACCCCCAAAGCCCTCATCGCATCGATTGCCGCCTTTGCTTCGGTTGTTTCGAATGACAAATAAACAAAATTCAGGTTCTCCGCCCTGAAGCCTGCATTGTGCATTGCAGGGCTGAGGGAATGCCCTATCGGCGAACCTATAAGAGCGCAGATTTGTGTCCTGGAATCCATCTTGAACCCGCCTTCAAAGTGTCTTTTCAAGTATCCCGCGCAGGTCCTGCCTTGAAATGGGCCGCACATTCCTGCGTTTCAGCATTCCCTTCATCGCATCATCCAGAATTATGTCGAAGTTGCGTTCGCTTATGCCTGAGGCCGAGAGCCTTGCATCCGTTCCGACATTGCGGGAAATTTTGGCTATTCTTGAAACGCCTTCCTCCGCCGACTTTTTTCCAAGGGCACCGGCGAGCATTGCAAACTTTTCTTTTTGCGCGGGAAGATTGAGCGCCATGACGTGCGGAAGCATGACCGCATTTATGAGGCCGTGCGTCATACTGAACTTTCCCCCGATGGAATGTGCGAAGGCATGGCAGGCGCCGGTGCCGGCATTGCTTATGGCCATTCCCGCAAGCACGCTTGCCAAAGCCATCCTTTCACGCGCTTCGAGGTTTTTGCCGTCGGAAAAAGCGGTTTCCAGGGAAACGTTCGCAAGCCTTACCGATTCCAGGGCAAACAGGTCCGTCACCGGCGAAGCACCGCCGGAAACAAACGCCTCGATTGCATGCGTGAGCACATCCATTCCCGATTCGGCTGTAACCGACGGGGGGCATGAAACAGTCAGCAGTGGGTCGACTACGGCGACTGCGGGAAACATCCGGTTGCTGCGCAATGCAAGCTTCTCATGGCTTGTGGGATCCTTGAATACGGCGGCCCGCGTGACTTCGCTTCCGCTTCCGGCTGTCGTGGGAACGGCCATGAACGGCAGGCCCTTCTTTGCGAAATCCTTTTCCACGTGGTCGATGGCGCTGCCTTTGTTTGTGGCAAGAATTGCCGCGGTTTTCGCCGTGTCAAGCACGCTGCCGCCGCCCAAACCGACAACCAAATCCGCTTTTTCCTTCCTTGCGAATGCAGCGGCCGCATCGCATGTTTCGAGCGACGGCTCGCCGGAAACGCCGTCGAATACCACAACCCCTGTTTTGCCGTTAACGGCGCGAATGCTTTCAAGCAGCGCGTCAACGTAACCCAGCCTTTTCATCGAACTTCCGCTTGTCACGAGCAGGATTTTTTCCGGCCCGAACGCCGAAGCAATCCTTCCGGTTTCGGAAATCGCATTGTTTCCGAAAACTATCCTGACGGGAAACCCGAACTCGAATTTTTGCAGCAGTTCTTTTGCCATAATAATCCCGACAATCAATTCCATTCAACTATCCTCAAATGCCCTCATTTCGTCGACCGACAGCTGGCCGGGCGCGGATTCCTTTCCAGTGCGCAGGCTCGCAAACGAGAATTCCGCGCCGAGCTGCGGCGAGGAAACCCTGCTGATTGTTCCAAGCGGGCCCATGCAGAATGCCACGATTTTCACGCCCTTCGACTTTGCGGCCTGCACCAATGCAAGAATGGTTTTGTTGTCTTCCTCGGACTTTGCCGCAGTAACAATCTTCACAACGGCCGGCCTGAGTGCGGACATCCGGTCAAGCAGCCTTTCAAGCTCTTCAAGCGCAGGCGTTCCGGAAAAGGAATGGTAAGACAAAATGACTTTCGCTTTTCCCTTTGCCTTCAAAATCTTTTCGAGGAGTTTTTTTTCAGAATGGAATTCGATGTCGACAAAATCCGCGCCAAGCCTGGCCGCATTCTCCAGCACGCCAACTCTTTTCGTTTCGTCGCCTTCGAATTTTCCTCCTTCGGCTCTTTTCCTGTTCGTCGCAATCACCGGCTTTTTGCACGCTTTCAAGAGCCTCTTCAAATCCGCCTCCGAAAGCCGTTCCATGAAATCCAGCCTCAGCTCAA
The sequence above is drawn from the Candidatus Diapherotrites archaeon genome and encodes:
- the pdxS gene encoding pyridoxal 5'-phosphate synthase lyase subunit PdxS; translation: MELSEKIVLQKGTERLKRGFARMCKGGVIMDVTTGAQAEIAEKAGAVAVMALEAVPADIRAKGGVARMASPEKVAEIISAVTIPVMAKCRIGHFAEAQVLESLGVDMVDESEVLTPADEESHIDKKKFGVPFVCGCRNIGEALRRIDEGASMIRTKGEPGTGNVVEAVRHLKLVNREIAELKELSGAELKRKAKELRVPVELVKETKKLGRLPVVNFAAGGIATPADASLMMQLKADGIFVGSGIFKSSDPEKFAKAIVAATLNFSDAKKVADASRGLGEAMKGEEISRLGLRMQDRST
- the pdxT gene encoding pyridoxal 5'-phosphate synthase glutaminase subunit PdxT → MPEPKIAVIGVQGAVEEHIDCLNACNSNAIWARNVSDLEGISGAIIPGGESTTINKLMLAGGMHARLKEMALNGMPLLGTCAGAILLAKEGDSQTQKTGQALLGLMDFKVNRNAFGRQADSFEAKVRVPEIGKPDFPGVFIRAPAVEGISGRAEAFATLEGKPAGVRQGKMIALAFHPELSGDLRIHSFFCGLAKKFAQADGNAREAKNL
- a CDS encoding magnesium transporter: MSKAVYFSQLAGKAVSDSKGRAIGTLKDLVMVDGELTAPIVALVVKSNGSRKKIPWKFVESVERQVFLEAEKDGVEFGDVAETDLLVNEVVMDRQIIDVNGVKILKVNDVLLSKSGDRLEIISVDVGAAGFLRRLGIKAFPRIFGGKIIGDFLIPWKHVAPLELSSVSNIKVNVEGTKLNEVHPADLADLLEEMSHSERAIVFKAIKDEQAADTLAEAAPDVAKSLFKSLTQARIAQILKKMEPDEAVDVLSLFPHETVLKILKSMAPEEAAKLLGLLSFPDEAAGSLMNPNVLSLDKDLTAKKAISVLRTKMRGLDRAYYIYVVDKNNRLCGITSLRRLIIADPDRKLGDFMGKRAYRVKTSTPVENITKIINKYDLLSLPVVDDQNRLVGAIAIDDVFEEIVPASLKKRRYTHVHVG
- a CDS encoding Nramp family divalent metal transporter, whose translation is MPGFDWKKIALLLAIVGPGIITAAVDNDAPGIATYSVAGANFGFSFMWTLIPIAVILIIIQEMSARLAIVTGKGLGDLIREQFGLKLTFFLMLGLVLTNIANTIAQFAGISASAEIFGVSKYVAVPLAAIFVWILITKGTYKSVEKAFLLATVFYLTYVVVGLTAKPDWNAIVPTLFQPQMRFDMDFLLMLTALVGTTIAPWMQFYIMAAIVEKGIRKEDLKYTKIDVVAGSIITLIIAFFIIMVTAVVLHSNGMRVETAEDAAMALAPVAGEYASRLFAFGLLSASLFAAAILPLATAFYLSEAFGWEHGVDKKFSEAPYFYTAFTATIAVSALVIMLPGIPLIPLMVASQAMNGLLLPAVLILMLLLVNDRKLMGPYANSWKSNLVAGLCSAMLVLMSLFLAASVFFR
- a CDS encoding cation:proton antiporter → MVDVITSFLFISIIILSGFFGQIIFKRTRVSDFILLLAIGLLAGPVLNIFDQATISFLRDITPFFASLALIIMLFEGGLHLNFQNVLREISRATLFTIMTFVITLLFVAAFFFVLGWPILVGLLVGAIIGGTCSTIIVPIVKKTTARDETKTMLALESTITDALCVIAAITIIQIIVSKSIDFQVVMQSILGAFAIAGFVGAVSGIAWLKILRDFNGSIKEYQYLLTIATLFAIYVVVEYAKGNGAVAALVFGMVLGNSKEIMGFLKMREIEIDANIKLFQSEIAFFVKTFFFIYLGIITDLNSFTVFSLLAAAFLVVLIGSARLIAAKVLIFLNRQLEADKTVIVSLMARGLAAAVLATYPLSIGVDVNGHAQEISQLVFLIIIFTNITTSAGVFYSHQSMPEQAAREEEKREKLVDKVVVGGTNGSAGPGKRPKTRRN